In one window of Anaerolineales bacterium DNA:
- a CDS encoding branched-chain amino acid ABC transporter permease, with amino-acid sequence MHRKPRRRPIHILLTALVIVGLAGVSLLLGSQKNLQPQHYVQLAIDGVRAGSIYALMALGFVVVYSVTGIINFAQGEFVMLGAMICLTVNDLNLPLPPAPKLAAAVASGVLVTTLIGAAMERLTIHPARRSPPVTLIIITIGVTITLRAAALLVWGADPHVLPSFTTFALEDKLFRLGPILIQAQSLWIWGTLAVILVLLYFFLERTLAGKALRACAVNRRAAQLMGINPDRMSLLSFALAALLGAVGGIVLGPVTRPIYDMGVMLGLRGFVAAIIGGLVSVPGAVVGGLLLGVVENIAAGVTDPALKSAVSFIILIVLLLFRPQGIVGGGEKPAEEL; translated from the coding sequence ATGCATCGAAAGCCGCGGCGCCGCCCCATCCATATCCTCCTGACCGCGCTGGTGATCGTCGGTTTGGCCGGGGTGAGCCTTCTGCTCGGATCCCAGAAAAACCTCCAACCCCAGCATTACGTCCAGCTGGCGATCGACGGCGTGCGCGCCGGGTCGATCTACGCCCTGATGGCGCTCGGATTCGTCGTCGTCTACAGCGTCACCGGAATCATCAATTTCGCCCAAGGCGAATTCGTGATGCTGGGCGCGATGATCTGCCTGACCGTCAACGACCTGAACCTCCCCCTGCCGCCGGCGCCCAAGCTGGCGGCCGCCGTCGCGTCCGGGGTGCTGGTCACCACGCTGATCGGCGCGGCGATGGAGCGGCTGACGATCCACCCGGCCCGCCGCTCGCCGCCCGTCACGCTGATCATCATCACCATCGGCGTCACGATCACCCTGCGGGCGGCGGCCCTGCTCGTCTGGGGGGCCGATCCGCACGTCCTGCCCTCCTTCACCACCTTCGCCCTCGAAGATAAACTCTTCCGCCTCGGGCCGATATTGATCCAGGCCCAGAGTCTGTGGATCTGGGGCACCCTGGCAGTGATCCTGGTTCTGCTGTACTTCTTTCTCGAACGCACCCTGGCCGGCAAAGCCCTGCGGGCCTGCGCCGTCAACCGGCGCGCCGCCCAGCTAATGGGAATTAACCCGGACCGCATGTCGCTGTTGTCGTTCGCGCTGGCGGCCTTGCTCGGCGCGGTCGGCGGGATCGTCCTGGGCCCGGTCACCCGCCCGATTTACGACATGGGCGTGATGCTCGGCCTGCGCGGATTCGTCGCCGCGATCATCGGCGGCCTGGTCAGCGTTCCGGGAGCCGTCGTGGGCGGGCTGCTGCTCGGCGTGGTGGAGAACATCGCCGCCGGCGTAACCGATCCCGCC
- a CDS encoding SDR family oxidoreductase — MAASPLQGKTALVTGASSGLGADFARELADRGCNLILAARRADKLEALRDEIRGRNGVRAETAVTDLSAPDAPQELYDRIRSENLTVDVLVNNAGYALYGEFRSADWAVCRRMLELDVVALTHLTRLFAADMAERRFGYILKVASNGAFQPTPLYAAYCAAKSYVLYFGEALHHELRPHGVGVTVLCPGPTRTEFFEVAGQSLTLYQRLTMMNSPDVARIGIRAMLRKRSCVVAGPLNAAVAGLAPLLPRQFMAGMAARLMR, encoded by the coding sequence ATGGCTGCTTCACCGTTGCAAGGCAAGACCGCGCTGGTCACCGGCGCCTCGAGCGGCTTGGGCGCGGATTTCGCGCGCGAGCTGGCGGACCGGGGCTGCAACCTGATCCTGGCCGCCCGGCGGGCGGACAAGCTGGAAGCGCTGCGGGATGAAATCCGCGGCCGGAACGGCGTGCGGGCGGAGACTGCCGTGACGGATCTTTCCGCCCCCGACGCGCCGCAGGAACTGTACGACCGGATCCGGTCGGAGAACCTGACCGTGGACGTGCTGGTCAACAACGCCGGATACGCCTTGTACGGGGAATTCCGGTCGGCGGACTGGGCCGTTTGCCGCCGGATGCTCGAGCTCGACGTCGTTGCGCTGACCCACCTGACGCGCCTGTTCGCCGCCGACATGGCGGAGCGCCGCTTCGGATACATTCTGAAGGTGGCCTCGAACGGCGCCTTCCAGCCTACGCCGCTATACGCCGCCTACTGCGCCGCCAAATCCTACGTGCTCTACTTCGGCGAAGCGCTGCACCACGAGCTGCGCCCGCACGGCGTGGGCGTGACGGTCCTCTGCCCGGGTCCGACGCGCACCGAATTCTTCGAGGTCGCCGGCCAATCGCTGACGCTGTACCAGCGCCTGACGATGATGAACAGCCCCGACGTGGCGCGGATCGGGATCCGGGCGATGCTCCGCAAACGCTCGTGCGTCGTGGCCGGGCCGCTCAACGCGGCGGTGGCCGGGCTGGCGCCGCTCCTGCCGCGCCAGTTCATGGCCGGCATGGCGGCCAGGCTGATGCGCTGA
- a CDS encoding PLP-dependent aminotransferase family protein, protein MPTPWQQRFAQNAKSTQSSAIRELFKVTANPEVISFGGGLPAPEVFPIEEFKTACEKVLTADGPKALQYSNSEGYAPLREMIARQMDAFGLKLTTENILITTGTQQSIDLISKMLINNAERILVEDPTFLGALQVFSVFGARYIAVPIDADGIQTELLPEAFRAGPRFMYIIPTFQNPGGVTLSLKRRETLIALSDQYGIPILEDDPYCALRFEGETLPPLIALDAKRLGTADGYPAGNVMYCGSFSKTLAPGLRLAWIAAPPEAIAKLVQIKQGADLHTPIFVQMAAYECLRDGFLERHIQKIRDVYRDRRNVMLAAMEQHFPKGMEWTRPEGGLFLWAKLPEGMASIELLRTAIKMNVAFVPGNSFFSVDDKAGERYFRLNFSNMKPERIQEGIQRLGGAISEAMKS, encoded by the coding sequence ATGCCCACCCCCTGGCAGCAGCGCTTCGCCCAGAACGCCAAGTCCACCCAATCCTCCGCCATCCGCGAACTGTTCAAGGTCACCGCCAATCCGGAGGTGATCTCCTTCGGCGGCGGCCTGCCGGCGCCGGAGGTCTTTCCGATCGAAGAATTCAAAACCGCCTGTGAAAAAGTCCTCACGGCCGACGGGCCGAAGGCGCTGCAGTACAGCAACTCCGAGGGGTATGCCCCGCTGCGCGAAATGATCGCCCGCCAGATGGACGCCTTCGGCTTGAAGCTGACCACGGAAAACATTCTGATCACAACCGGCACCCAGCAGTCGATCGACCTGATCAGCAAGATGCTGATCAACAATGCCGAGCGCATCTTGGTGGAGGATCCGACGTTCCTCGGGGCGCTGCAGGTGTTCAGCGTCTTCGGCGCGCGCTACATCGCCGTCCCGATCGACGCCGACGGCATTCAAACCGAGCTCCTGCCGGAGGCCTTCCGCGCCGGCCCGCGGTTCATGTACATCATCCCCACCTTCCAGAATCCGGGCGGGGTGACCCTCTCGCTGAAGCGGCGCGAGACTCTGATCGCGCTCTCGGACCAATACGGGATCCCGATCCTCGAGGACGATCCCTACTGCGCGCTGCGCTTCGAAGGCGAAACGCTTCCCCCGCTGATCGCCTTGGACGCCAAACGACTGGGGACCGCCGACGGCTATCCGGCTGGGAACGTGATGTACTGCGGATCGTTCTCGAAGACCCTGGCGCCGGGCTTGCGCCTGGCCTGGATCGCCGCCCCGCCCGAGGCGATCGCCAAGCTGGTCCAAATCAAGCAGGGCGCCGACCTGCATACGCCGATCTTCGTCCAGATGGCGGCTTACGAGTGCCTGCGCGACGGCTTCCTCGAGCGCCACATCCAGAAAATCCGCGATGTCTACCGCGATCGGCGGAACGTGATGCTTGCGGCGATGGAGCAGCATTTCCCGAAGGGCATGGAATGGACCCGCCCGGAGGGGGGCCTGTTCCTCTGGGCCAAGCTGCCGGAGGGCATGGCCAGCATCGAGCTTCTGCGGACGGCGATCAAGATGAACGTCGCGTTCGTTCCAGGCAACAGCTTCTTCTCCGTCGACGACAAAGCGGGCGAACGCTATTTCCGACTGAATTTCTCCAATATGAAGCCGGAACGGATCCAGGAAGGGATCCAACGGCTTGGCGGGGCGATCAGCGAAGCGATGAAATCCTAA
- a CDS encoding ABC transporter substrate-binding protein, translating to MSSKRIVKLIPICILALAVLGGCGAAGSKEGSVYKIGFSSAATGNYASLGLPEAKTAEMIQKQINDQGGITGPDGVKHEVEIIILDDANEADKAVSNVTRLITEDEVIAVVSSTGSGTSVAQIPVCEENETPCVSMASAATITTNPDTGAEYKWMFKTPQTNGHAGEWQAAYLKAKGVKNICILSTNDGYGKDCLANYKATAEAAGLTVVYEGNYAATDTEFSAQMAGVQASGCEAVEIGSTPPVASLATIAVRNALPDLPVTLGHGVCNQSYITTAGQAADGAVFPCGKVTVVDQLPDSDPQKAVLTKYIADYTEFTGGEAVSTFGGHGWDALEMIVDALESLKDGMSLKDQRAAVRDYLENKVVDWPGISGTFTMSPSDHTGLTKESLLFVTVRDGKWVAFPEADW from the coding sequence ATGTCATCCAAGCGCATTGTGAAACTCATTCCAATCTGCATCCTCGCCTTGGCCGTCCTCGGCGGATGCGGCGCGGCAGGCTCGAAGGAAGGAAGCGTCTATAAAATCGGCTTCAGTTCGGCCGCCACCGGCAACTACGCCTCGCTCGGACTGCCCGAGGCCAAGACCGCCGAAATGATTCAAAAGCAGATCAACGACCAGGGCGGAATCACCGGTCCGGACGGAGTCAAGCACGAGGTGGAAATCATCATCCTCGACGACGCGAACGAAGCCGACAAGGCGGTCTCGAACGTCACCCGCCTGATCACCGAGGACGAGGTCATCGCGGTCGTTTCTTCCACCGGCAGCGGCACGAGCGTCGCCCAGATCCCGGTCTGCGAGGAAAACGAGACCCCGTGCGTCTCGATGGCCTCCGCCGCGACGATCACCACCAATCCCGATACCGGCGCGGAATATAAATGGATGTTCAAGACGCCGCAGACCAACGGGCACGCCGGCGAATGGCAGGCCGCCTACCTGAAGGCCAAGGGCGTGAAGAACATCTGCATCCTTTCCACCAACGACGGCTATGGGAAAGACTGCCTGGCCAATTACAAGGCGACCGCCGAAGCCGCGGGCTTGACGGTGGTCTATGAAGGCAACTACGCGGCGACCGACACCGAATTTTCCGCGCAGATGGCCGGCGTGCAGGCCAGCGGCTGCGAAGCGGTGGAAATCGGCTCCACCCCGCCGGTGGCGTCGCTTGCGACCATCGCCGTCCGCAACGCCCTGCCCGACCTGCCGGTCACCCTCGGCCACGGCGTGTGCAACCAGTCCTACATCACCACCGCCGGACAGGCGGCCGACGGCGCGGTGTTCCCCTGCGGCAAGGTCACCGTCGTCGACCAACTGCCCGACAGCGATCCGCAGAAGGCGGTGCTGACGAAATACATCGCCGACTACACCGAATTCACCGGCGGCGAAGCCGTCAGCACCTTCGGCGGCCACGGCTGGGACGCGCTGGAAATGATCGTCGACGCCCTGGAAAGCTTGAAGGACGGGATGTCGCTGAAGGACCAGCGGGCGGCCGTGCGCGACTACCTGGAAAACAAGGTTGTCGATTGGCCGGGCATCAGCGGGACCTTCACCATGAGCCCCTCGGATCACACCGGCCTGACCAAGGAATCGCTGCTGTTCGTGACGGTCCGGGACGGCAAGTGGGTCGCGTTCCCCGAAGCGGATTGGTAA
- a CDS encoding glycosyltransferase, which translates to MNVTIGTVGSRGDIQPLLALALGLQRAGHRVRLVAQRDLEDWIRPYGAAVHPMQFSVREFMSRPDVVALFKSRNMPRQLRTIRRVLDTLVGGVLDETLQAAQGADFLILPITECGGVDIATQGRIPMAYASLQPMYPPTRAFPSFFLPLRFSSNARINRLTYSAFLRMAWPFLGGSFNRWRADRFGLPPWRTMREMLEARRGFGTPWLFAFSPSVVPKPPDWEDFHHITGYWFLDALRIGGRRTGLCDFSKAVRRRCISASGACATRIRRARHERRCARSASPGSGAWSPPAGAGSPGWKPAPKFSSSTTFRTAGFFRAWPPLCITAARAPPARFFVPARRV; encoded by the coding sequence GTGAACGTCACCATCGGCACGGTCGGTTCGCGCGGCGACATCCAGCCGCTCCTGGCGTTGGCGCTGGGCCTGCAGCGGGCCGGGCATCGCGTGCGGCTGGTCGCCCAGCGCGATCTGGAGGATTGGATCCGGCCGTACGGCGCGGCCGTGCACCCCATGCAATTCAGCGTCCGGGAATTCATGAGCCGGCCGGACGTCGTCGCGCTCTTCAAGAGCCGCAACATGCCGCGGCAGCTCCGGACGATCCGGCGCGTCCTGGACACGCTGGTCGGCGGGGTTCTCGACGAAACGCTGCAGGCGGCGCAGGGCGCGGACTTCCTGATTCTGCCGATCACCGAGTGCGGCGGGGTGGACATCGCGACGCAAGGCAGGATCCCGATGGCCTACGCCTCCCTGCAGCCGATGTATCCCCCCACCCGGGCCTTCCCGTCGTTCTTCCTTCCGCTCCGGTTTTCTTCCAACGCCCGGATCAACCGCCTGACATATTCCGCCTTTCTGCGCATGGCCTGGCCCTTTCTCGGCGGATCGTTCAACCGCTGGCGCGCCGACCGCTTCGGCCTTCCGCCGTGGCGCACGATGCGGGAGATGCTGGAAGCCCGCCGCGGATTCGGAACGCCGTGGCTGTTTGCCTTCAGCCCTTCGGTGGTCCCGAAGCCGCCGGATTGGGAGGATTTCCACCACATCACGGGGTATTGGTTTTTGGATGCTCTCCGGATTGGAGGCCGCCGGACGGGCTTGTGCGATTTCTCGAAAGCGGTCCGCCGCCGGTGTATATCGGCTTCGGGAGCATGCGCGACAAGGATCCGGAGGGCCAGGCACGAACGGCGCTGCGCGCGCTCGGCCTCGCCGGGCAGCGGGGCGTGGTCTCCACCGGCTGGGGCGGGATCGCCCGGCTGGAAACCGGCGCCGAAGTTTTCTTCGTCGACGACGTTCCGCACGGCTGGCTTTTTCCGCGCATGGCCGCCGTTGTGCATCACGGCGGCGCGGGCACCACCGGCGCGGTTTTTCGTTCCGGCGCGCCGAGTCTGA
- a CDS encoding cysteine hydrolase: MKPALLVIDVQKKFFGGNARLAEELREASEYINAAIDLFRKKGFPVVCIQHTDPDNDLVAGQPGFDVPEILKILPGDLHIHKTYSNSFTKTGLAEKLRGLGADTIVVTGFAAEYCVLAAARGAEDHDFTAVILRDSIIGGRPGNAKLIESICNIVSYDALEKFLE, translated from the coding sequence ATGAAACCCGCCTTGCTCGTCATCGACGTGCAGAAAAAGTTTTTCGGTGGCAATGCCCGCCTCGCCGAGGAACTGCGCGAAGCTTCGGAATACATCAACGCCGCGATCGACCTGTTCCGCAAGAAGGGCTTTCCGGTGGTCTGCATTCAGCACACGGACCCGGACAACGATCTGGTTGCCGGCCAGCCCGGCTTCGACGTCCCGGAGATTCTGAAAATCCTTCCTGGCGATTTGCACATCCACAAGACGTACAGCAACTCCTTCACCAAAACGGGGCTGGCGGAAAAGCTGCGCGGACTCGGCGCGGACACGATCGTCGTGACCGGATTCGCGGCGGAATACTGCGTCCTGGCCGCCGCCCGCGGCGCGGAGGATCACGACTTCACCGCGGTAATCCTGCGCGATTCGATCATCGGCGGCAGGCCGGGCAACGCCAAACTGATCGAAAGCATCTGCAACATCGTCTCGTACGATGCGCTGGAAAAATTCTTAGAATAG